A single Oryza brachyantha chromosome 8, ObraRS2, whole genome shotgun sequence DNA region contains:
- the LOC102705001 gene encoding transmembrane 9 superfamily member 8 codes for MAMSPAAAAALAVALAALCLAAPAAGFYLPGVAPNDFEKRDPLPVKVNKLTSIKTQLPYSYYSLPFCKPDNIVDSAENLGEVLRGDRIENSPYTFEMREPQMCQIVCKISVGEKEAKVLKEKIEDEYRVNMILDNLPLVVPIQRMDQEGAYFYQHGFHVGAKGQYAGSKDEKSFIHNHLSFTVKYHRDAQRDVSRIVAFEVKPYSVKHEYEGQWNDKKTRLTTCDPHAKRIITSSDSPQEVEVGKDIIFTYDVDFKESDIKWASRWDTYLLMTDDQIHWFSIVNSLMIVLFLSGMVAMIMLRTLYRDISKYNQLETQEEAQEETGWKLVHGDVFRPPSNSDWLCVYVGTGVQFFGMLLVTMVFAVLGFLSPSNRGGLMTAMLLLWVFMGLLAGYSSSRLYKLFKGAEWKNIALRTAFTFPGSVFTIFFFLNALIWGQKSSGAVPFTTMFALVLLWFGISVPLVFVGSFLGFKKPAMEDPVKTNKIPRQIPEQAWYMNPIFSILIGGILPFGAVFIELFFILTSIWLHQFYYIFGFLFLVFLILIVTCAEISIVLCYFQLCSEDYLWWWRSYLTSGSSAIYLFLYATFYFFTKLEITKFVSAVLYFGYMLIASYAFFALTGTIGFYACFLFTRLIYSSVKIE; via the exons ATGGCGATgtcgccggcagcggcggcggcgctggccgtcgccctcgccgcgctctGCCTCGCGGCACCGGCCGCCGGGTTCTACCTCCCCGGCGTGGCGCCCAACGACTTCGAGAAG AGAGACCCTCTTCCAGTGAAAGTCAACAAATTGACATCAATCAAGACCCAGCTTCCCTACTCTTATTATTCTCTCCCGTTCTGCAAGCCGGATAATATAGTTGACAGTGCTGAAAATCTTGGTGAAGTTCTTCGTGGAGATCGTATCGAGAACTCCCCATACACA TTTGAAATGAGAGAGCCTCAGATGTGTCAAATAGTCTGCAAGATTTCTGTAGGGGAGAAAGAAGCGAAGGTTCTCAAGGAAAAGATTGAAGATGAGTACCGTGTGAACAT GATTCTTGACAACCTACCTCTAGTTGTTCCTATTCAAAGAATGGATCAGGAAGGTGCTTATTTCTATCAACATGGCTTCCATGTTGGAGCCAAAGGACAATATGCAGGG AGCAAGGATGAAAAGAGCTTCATCCACAACCATCTGTCATTTACTGTGAAGTATCACAGGGATGCCCAAAGGGATGTTTCTAGAATAGTTGCCTTTGAAGTAAAACCTTACAG TGTTAAACATGAATATGAAGGACAGTGGAATGACAAGAAGACCCGCCTGACCACTTGTGATCCTCATGCAAAACGTATAATTACATCATCTGATTCTCCTCAGGAGGTTGAAGTTGGCAAAGACATAATATTTACCTATGATGTGGATTTCAAG GAGAGTGATATCAAGTGGGCATCTCGCTGGGATACCTATCTACTGATGACAGATGATCAAATCCATTGGTTTTCCATTGTGAATTCCCTCATGATTGTCCTCTTCCTTTCTGGAATGGTTGCAATGATTATGCTCCGTACCCTTTACCGGGATATCTCCAAGTATAACCAGCTTGAGACTCAGGAAGAAGCCCAAGAAGAAACAGGATGGAAGCTTGTCCatggtgatgtttttaggcCTCCATCAAACTCTGACTGGCTCTGTGTTTATGTTGGTACTGGAGTCCAGTTCTTTGGCATGCTACTTGTCACTATGGTCTTTGCAGTCCTTGGGTTCCTTTCTCCATCAAACAGGGGTGGGCTTATGACAGCTATGCTCTTGCTTTGGGTTTTCATGGGTTTGCTTGCTGGCTATTCTTCTTCACGTCTTTACAAGTTGTTCAAGGGTGCAGAATGGAAGAACATTGCTTTGAGGACAGCCTTCACTTTCCCTGGCAGtgtatttactattttcttcttcttgaatGCTCTTATATGGGGCCAGAAGTCTTCAGGTGCAGTTCCATTCACCACAATGTTTGCCCTTGTCCTCCTTTGGTTCGGTATCTCAGTGCCACTAGTATTTGTTGGGAGTTTCCTTGGCTTCAAGAAGCCTGCAATGGAAGATCCTGTGAAAACCAACAAGATACCCAGGCAGATACCTGAGCAGGCCTGGTACATGAACCCAATCTTCTCTATTCTAATCGGAGGGATCCTTCCCTTTGGGGCTGTGTTCATTGAACTCTTCTTTATCCTGACCTCCATCTGGCTGCACCAGTTCTACTACATCTTTGGGTTCCTCTTTCTCGTATTCCTGATCCTGATCGTAACCTGTGCCGAGATCTCGATTGTACTCTGCTACTTCCAGCTGTGCAGCGAGGACTATCTCTGGTGGTGGAGGTCATACTTGACATCAGGATCTTCTGCTATCTACCTGTTCTTGTATGCAACCTTCTATTTCTTCACAAAGCTGGAGATCACAAAGTTTGTGTCAGCTGTTCTGTACTTCGGTTACATGCTCATCGCCTCATATGCCTTCTTTGCCTTGACTGGTACGATTGGATTCTACGCATGCTTCCTGTTCACTAGGCTGATCTACTCTTCTGTCAAGATTGAGTAA